In Salarias fasciatus chromosome 2, fSalaFa1.1, whole genome shotgun sequence, one genomic interval encodes:
- the foxi3b gene encoding forkhead box protein I3-B, which yields MSSFEAQGQSPPRCGPQFPSLGQEPPELSMYGDCYYPPPSLPSPQRNTPTSYDLSDYTTSSANPYLWFNGSGINTSPYLTTTGPPGNPGPPFVPQHYGMQRPYLGPAGAGGPGGELNWFSLPSQEDLMKLVRPPYSYSALIAMAIHGAPDRRLTLSQIYQYVADNFPFYNKSKAGWQNSIRHNLSLNDCFKKVPRDEDDPGKGNYWTLDPNCEKMFDNGNFRRKRKRKSDSLSGSDASAGTPESGDSERGSPKHSGNPPLNISPTADRIPSPSLSGPTPCLSSFLSEMSGVSAGGTSEVGSDGLNRPLQINLSLDGPHRPTQPASFSSYSPNSSGPEWVPQVPAAPVLSSSPTNSSLGYTSPILSQYSSSSGHFYPTLSSTGIIYHREGTEV from the exons ATGTCTTCGTTCGAGGCCCAGGGCCAGTCTCCTCCTCGCTGCGGCCCACAGTTCCCGAGTCTGGGCCAGGAGCCCCCTGAGCTCAGCATGTACGGGGACTGTTACTACCCTCCTCCCTCGCTACCGAGTCCTCAGCGCAACACGCCGACCTCCTACGACCTGAGCGACTACACCACCTCTTCAGCGAATCCTTACCTGTGGTTCAACGGCTCCGGGATCAACACATCGCCTTATCTGACGACTACCGGCCCACCCGGTAATCCCGGCCCTCCTTTTGTCCCCCAGCACTACGGCATGCAGAGGCCTTACCTGGGTCCAGCTGGAGCCGGCGGTCCAGGGGGAGAGCTGAACTGGTTCTCCCTCCCCTCACAAGAAGACTTGATGAAGTTGGTGAGGCCCCCTTATTCCTACTCTGCTCTCATTGCCATGGCAATCCATGGGGCGCCTGACAGGAGACTGACCCTGAGTCAGATTTACCAATACGTCGCTGATAACTTCCCCTTCTACAACAAGAGTAAAGCGGGCTGGCAGAACTCCATCCGGCACAATCTGTCACTCAACGACTGCTTCAAAAAAGTTCCCAGAGACGAAGATGACCCAG gTAAGGGCAACTACTGGACCCTCGATCCAAACTGTGAGAAAATGTTTGACAATGGTAACTTTCGCCGCAAGAGGAAAAGGAAGTCTGATTCCCTGTCCGGTAGCGACGCCAGTGCTGGGACTCCAGAGTCGGGTGACAGTGAGAGGGGCAGCCCCAAACACTCCGGCAACCCTCCCCTGAACATCTCCCCCACGGCGGACAGGATCCCCTCGCCCTCCTTGTCGGGACCCACGCCGTGCCTGAGCAGCTTCTTGTCTGAGATGTCTGGAGTCTCTGCTGGAGGGACAAGCGAGGTGGGAAGCGACGGGCTGAACAGGCCACTGCAGATCAATCTCTCCTTAGATGGGCCTCATAGACCCACACAACCAGCAAGCTTCAGCAGCTACTCCCCCAACTCAAGCGGCCCAGAGTGGGTACCCCAAGTCCCGGCTGCCCCCGTGCTCTCGTCCTCACCCACCAACTCTTCCCTCGGTTACACCAGCCCCATCCTCAGTCAGTACAGCAGCTCCAGTGGGCACTTCTACCCCACACTGAGCTCAACAGGAATCATCTACCATCGGGAGGGCACAGAGGTGTAA
- the tmsb2 gene encoding thymosin beta, protein MSDKPDMTEIARFDKTKLKKTETKEKNPLPTKETIEQERKGDATP, encoded by the exons ATGTCTGACAAGCCCGACATGACTGAAATCGCCCGTTTCGACAAGACAAAGCTGAAGAAGACGgagacaaaagagaaaaaccctCTGCCCACCAAAGAGA CCATTGAACAGGAGAGGAAAGGCGATGCCACACCTTGA
- the LOC115404576 gene encoding protein Wnt-8a-like codes for MKPGNDRTVNNFLMTGPKAFLTYASSVRVGAQRGIQECKHQFALEKWNCPESTLQLSTHSGLRRATKETSFVHAISAAGVMYTLTKNCTMGDFDNCGCDDSRIGQTGGRGWIWGGCSDNVAFGEKISKQFVDALEGGHDSRAAINLHNNEAGRLAIKATMRRACKCHGVSGSCSIQSCWMQLAEFREVGNYLKTKYNHAKKLDMDKKPARAGNSAVNRGGIAHTFRNIARTELIYLEDSPNYCLKNQSLGVQGTEGRECLKGNRSMPRRDRKSCRRLCFECGLRVAEKRIDVVSTCNCKFHWCCTVKCEKCTQVVTKYYCVRKDNGRKQKARRRNNAHRQ; via the exons ATGAAGCCTGGGAACGAcag GACGGTAAACAACTTCCTCATGACTGGACCAAAG GCTTTCTTGACCTACGCCAGCAGCGTGCGAGTGGGCGCACAGAGAGGCATACAGGAGTGCAAACACCAGTTCGCTTTGGAGAAGTGGAACTGTCCAGAGAGCACACTCCAGCTATCGACACACAGCGGCCTTCGACGTG CTACAAAAGAAACATCTTTTGTCCATGCTATCAGCGCCGCTGGAGTAATGTACACCCTCACCAAGAACTGTACAATGGGAGACTTTGACAACTGCGGCTGCGATGACTCCAGAATTGGACAGACAG GTGGCAGAGGATGGATATGGGGTGGCTGCAGTGACAATGTGGCGTTTGGAGAGAAGATCTCCAAACAGTTTGTGGATGCGCTGGAGGGTGGGCATGACTCGCGCGCAGCAATCAACTTACACAACAACGAAGCGGGCAGACTG GCAATCAAAGCTACCATGAGGAGAGCCTGCAAGTGTCACGGAGTTTCCGGGAGCTGCAGCatccagagctgctggatgcAACTGGCCGAATTTCGAGAGGTGGGCAACTACCTGAAAACGAAATATAATCACGCAAAAAAACTGGATATGGACAAGAAACCAGCGAGAGCGGGGAACAGCGCCGTCAACAGAGGAGGCATCGCGCACACTTTCCGAAACATCGCCCGAACGGAGCTCATTTACCTGGAGGATTCACCAAACTACTGCTTGAAGAACCAAAGCCTGGGGGTGCAGGGCACGGAGGGGCGAGAGTGTCTGAAAGGGAACAGGAGCATGCCCCGGAGGGACAGGAAGAGCTGCCGCAGGCTGTGCTTTGAGTGCGGCCTCAGAGTGGCTGAGAAGCGCATTGATGTTGTCAGCACCTGCAACTGCAAATTTCACTGGTGCTGCACGGTCAAGTGCGAAAAATGCACACAAGTGGTGACTAAATATTACTGCGTGCGTAAAGACAATGGGAGAAAGCAGAAAGCGAGGCGCAGGAACAACGCGCACAGACAATAA
- the syce3 gene encoding synaptonemal complex central element protein 3, giving the protein MSDSSPAELPRSPDIDMMELDRDVERITEGVEDMSVQLTWMAYDMVALRTSPELGAAMQALQEAYQRCKAAVCGDLDLESGMDNNPEPASATVAEM; this is encoded by the exons ATGTCAGACTCGTCTCCCGCTGAGCTCCCGCGGAGCCCCGACATCGACATGATGGAGCTGGACAGAGATGTGGAGAGAATAACTGAAGGCGTGGAGGACATGTCCG TGCAGCTGACCTGGATGGCCTACGACATGGTGGCTCTGCGGACCAGTCCCGAGCTGGGCGCCGCCAtgcaggcgctgcaggaggCCTACCAGAGATGCAAAGCTGCTGTCTGCGGAGACTTGGACCTGGAATCAGGCATGGACAACAATCCCGAGCCTGCTTCAGCAACTGTTGCAGAAATGTGA
- the LOC115404585 gene encoding protein Wnt-8-like, which yields MTGPKAYLTYAKSVQVGTQSAIEECKYQFAWDRWNCPDSATQLRALRRATRETSFIRAISAAGVMYTLTRNCTLGELDNCGCDGSKNGKFGGRGWLWGGCSDNVDFGERISKQYVDAQETGQDSRAAVNLHNNAAGRLAVKETMRRICRCHGMSESCTVQTCWSQLSDFREIGNYLKIKHSQAQKLEFDKKARNSADNRRAIQDAFSSIARTELVFLDESPDYCRRNSSLGLHGTEGRECLQHGEGRTLWERRSCRRLCLECGLRVEERRTEIVSSCNCKFQWCCKVNCEDCSQVLVKHVCARREGGDASGSAGRRRRT from the exons ATGACGGGACCCAAG GCCTACCTCACCTATGCAAAAAGCGTGCAGGTGGGCACTCAGAGTGCCATCGAGGAGTGTAAATATCAGTTTGCGTGGGACAGATGGAACTGCCCCGACAGCGCAACTCAGCTGAGGGCCCTGAGGAGGG CCACTAGAGAGACATCTTTCATCCGTGCCATCAGTGCAGCGGGAGTCATGTACACACTGACCAGGAACTGCACCCTGGGAGAGCTGGACAACTGTGGCTGCGACGGCTCCAAGAATGGAAAATTTG GTGGTCGTGGATGGCTGTGGGGAGGCTGCAGTGATAACGTGGATTTCGGGGAGAGAATTTCCAAGCAGTACGTGGACGCGCAGGAGACAGGCCAGGACTCCAGGGCTGCGGTCAACTTACACAACAACGCTGCTGGACGGCTG GCCGTGAAGGAAACGATGAGGCGCATTTGCAGGTGCCACGGCATGTCGGAGAGCTGCACGGTCCAGACCTGCTGGTCCCAGCTGTCCGATTTCAGAGAAATCGGAAACTACTTGAAGATCAAACACAGCCAAGCGCAAAAGCTGGAGTTCGACAAGAAGGCGAGGAACAGCGCGGACAACCGGCGCGCCATCCAGGACGCGTTCTCCAGCATCGCGCGGACGGAGCTCGTCTTCCTGGACGAGTCCCCGGACTActgcaggaggaacagcagccTGGGGCTGCACGGCACGGAGGGCCGGGAGTGCCTGCAGCACGGGGAGGGCCGCACCCTGTGGGAGAGGCGCAGCTGCCGCAGGCTGTGCCTGGAGTGCGGCCtgcgggtggaggagaggcgcaCGGAGATCGTGAGCAGCTGCAACTGCAAGTTCCAGTGGTGCTGCAAGGTGAACTGCGAGGACTGCTCCCAGGTGCTGGTCAAACACGTGTGCgccaggagggagggaggggacgCGTCTGGCTCCgcggggagacggaggagaacTTAA